One genomic segment of Drosophila melanogaster chromosome 3R includes these proteins:
- the CG4066 gene encoding uncharacterized protein: MFLPIATLLLIFTGAAFAADPFNQVEEFVDFEDIDEVANTESEGVTDVPIITATPISIPTSSTKTGLTREYTADGLTTTTSTTLASISTHSSTTATTTTDSSTSHSKTNDSTTDESTTTDFATLSSTTAQASTRILKTTVSTTSSTTTTSTTSPSTSDSTTNNSTTTETTTVPTTSASTTDSRLTSLSTTDSTTSDSTTNEITTSGSTKKDETSTTTSTTADSITSSPNTSDFTTTESITESSTTTRSTSIETSTSSSPTTVSTTIGSTTNNTTTSVSTEDSPTTTTESTTTTEQPSEEEIILALLAENAGALDRFNTQLDAVSAINWKIDAELDNQAEYLDAIEVTEELLRNQTQELLLWEVELLRGVVTSFQNLDIFANRSIEAVSDLTRLQEQNKDRVRNLVDKLNVTQGQILRRTKGLDDRLNFVNQLLLGYIEPKVNSLEDSFDNLNKSQINSLIELKNVPEVRNLTKTSIRKLSFLDNQLALFNQTQENRYYSVEAVIKAWTPTNLKEINDLTHALSISQKRTDLAIAISGSAEYNTETYPTRFISYKGIEDINQSRKTRTPQILGAEDNALESSWNVVAPA; the protein is encoded by the coding sequence ATGTTTCTTCCAATTGCAACTCTTTTGTTGATCTTTACGGGGGCTGCTTTTGCAGCAGATCCCTTCAATCAAGTGGAGGAATTTGTGGACTTTGAGGATATTGACGAAGTGGCCAATACTGAATCCGAAGGAGTTACTGATGTTCCAATCATTACAGCCACGCCAATTTCAATCCCCACAAGTTCTACGAAGACTGGATTAACCCGTGAATATACCGCAGACGGATTAACAACAACGACTTCCACAACACTGGCCTCAATATCTACTCACTCTTCAACGacagctacaacaacaactgatTCCAGCACATCTCATTCAAAGACTAATGATTCCACCACAGATGAATCTACCACAACCGATTTTGCGACCCTGTCTTCAACCACAGCTCAAGCTTCAACgagaattttaaaaacaactGTTTCCACTACATCTtcaacgacaacaacatcCACAACTTCTCCATCGACAAGTGACTCCACCACAAATAATTCTACAACTACTGAAACCACAACTGTTCCGACAACATCAGCTTCAACAACAGATTCCAGACTAACTTCTTTATCAACAACTGATTCTACCACAAGCGATTCTACGACTAACGAAATTACGACATCGGGTTCCACCAAAAAGGATGAAACTTCCACAACTACTTCAACCACAGCCGATTCTATCACCTCCTCACCAAACACATCTGATTTCACCACAACAGAATCTATAACCGAGTCTTCCACGACTACAAGGAGCACATCAATTGAGACCAGCACCTCGTCTTCACCAACAACAGTTTCCACAACAATTGGTTCAACAACAAATAACACAACAACTTCGGTATCAACGGAAGATTCGCCAACTACCACAACTGAATCCACTACAACCACTGAACAACCATCAGAAGAAGAAATAATTCTTGCACTCCTGGCTGAAAATGCAGGAGCCCTAGATCGGTTTAATACTCAGCTTGATGCTGTCAGCGCAATTAACTGGAAAATAGACGCTGAGCTGGACAACCAGGCAGAGTACCTTGATGCAATCGAAGTCACCGAGGAACTTCTCCGAAACCAGACACAGGAACTTCTGCTTTGGGAAGTGGAACTTCTTCGAGGCGTTGTCACCTCTTTTCAGAACTTAGACATTTTTGCCAACCGATCAATCGAAGCCGTATCAGATTTAACTAGGCTCCAAGAGCAGAATAAAGATCGTGTAAGGAACCTCGTAGATAAACTTAACGTTACCCAAGGACAAATTCTGCGCAGAACAAAAGGATTGGATGACAGACTCAACTTTGTAAATCAACTTCTCCTTGGATATATCGAGCCAAAAGTAAATAGCTTAGAGGATTCGTTTGACAATCTGAACAAATCGCAAATTAATTCTCTAATTGAACTAAAGAACGTTCCCGAGGTTAGAAATCTAACGAAAACTTCCATCAGAAAACTGTCATTCTTAGATAACCAATTGGCTTTGTTCAACCAGACCCAGGAAAATAGATATTACTCCGTAGAAGCTGTCATCAAAGCCTGGACCCCCACTAATCTCAAAGAGATCAATGATCTAACTCACGCTTTAAGCATTTCTCAAAAGCGCACCGACTTGGCAATTGCCATTAGCGGATCTGCGGAGTATAATACTGAAACCTATCCGACCCGTTTTATAAGCTATAAGGGCATAGAAGATATCAACCAAAGTAGGAAAACTAGAACCCCACAGATCTTAGGTGCTGAAGATAACGCATTGGAGTCATCGTGGAATGTTGTGGCACCAGCATAA